A single Oryctolagus cuniculus chromosome 18, mOryCun1.1, whole genome shotgun sequence DNA region contains:
- the LOC100342854 gene encoding natural cytotoxicity triggering receptor 1-like, translating to MTHGSCLPGLCLSWRISTQKQALTRPSIWAEPDSRIPEGKPAAIWCQGPPGAEEYQLRSEGGLSAWGRPEQPGARGGVRFPIAAMTSRTAGRYRCFCCSGELWSEPSEPLDLVVTGMYDTPTLWVQPGPTVTSGENVIFYCQLETVTNTFFLLQEGWPSHTQGSHRAVPAEFPMGPVTSAHTGTYRCFGAYSGHVWSFPSEPVKLLVTGEEAPSSHVLPGHLKKPQGPVEGTSTPEGQGRRMEGAEEAPSPDLSSSSPSPDVGDPSLEPTDPTPAPSE from the exons ATGACCcatggttcctgcctcccagggctgtgtctgAGCTGGAGAATCAGCACCCAGAAGC AGGCACTGACCAGGCCCAGCATCTGGGCAGAGCCCGACTCCAGGATTCCAGAGGGGAAGCCGGCAGCCATCTGGTGCCAGGGGCCCCCCGGGGCCGAGGAGTACCAGCTGCGCTCCGAGGGGGGCCTCTCTGCCTGGGGGAGACCTGAGCAACCCGGAGCAAGGGGCGGAGTCCGGTTCCCCATCGCGGCCATGACCTCGCGCACTGCAGGGCGCTACCGCTGCTTCTGCTGCAGCGGGGAGCTCTGGTCGGAGCCCAGCGAGCCCCTGGATCTGGTGGTCACCG GAATGTACGACACGCCCACCCTATGGGTTCAACCAGGGCCCACGGTGACCTCGGGAGAGAATGTGATCTTCTACTGCCAGCTAGAGACGGTGACCAACACCTTCTTCCTGCTCCAGGAAGGCTGGCCCAGCCACACACAGGGCAGCCACAGGGCGGTGCCAGCGGAGTTCCCCATGGGCCCTGTGACCTCGGCACACACGGGCACATACAGGTGTTTTGGCGCATATAGCGGCCATGTGTGGTCCTTCCCCAGTGAGCCCGTGAAGCTCCTGGTCACAGGTGAGGAAGCTCCCAGTTCCCATGTCCTCCCTGGGCATCTAAAGAAACCCCAGGGTCCTGTCGAAGGGACGTCCACCCCAGAGGGCCAGGGAAGGAGAatggagggagcagaggaagccCCCAGCCCCGACCTGTCCTCTTCATCTCCGTCTccagatgtgggagaccccagcctgGAACCCACAGACCCCACTCCTGCTCCCAGTGAGTAG
- the LOC138846406 gene encoding leukocyte immunoglobulin-like receptor subfamily A member 5 — protein MGGGAQTPALTALLCLGLCRVPGDGAQAGTLPKPSIWADPGPLVAVGSPVTLWCQGSLQAEVYHMYTESGRHPWEARPQQDSRHKASFSVITSMSSHDTGQYCCVYWTLLGHSQPSEPLTLVVTGMFPAPSLSAQPSPVVASGENVSLSCGSDEAGTAHLLKEGGAGPLHSLEARYSHGAGLWQATFLLGPVDSTQRGIYRCYRADTNKTHVWSLPSDPLQLEVSAPAPQDHTLENLIRMGVAGLVLLGLGLLLAEAWYSHKRTQAAGRW, from the exons ATGGGCGGcggggcccagaccccagccctcactgccctcctctgcctgg GGCTGTGCCGGGTGCCAGGGGATGGGGCACAGGCGG GGACCCTCCCCAAGCCCTCCATCTGGGCCGACCCAGGCCCCCTGGTCGCCGTAGGAAGCCCTGTGACCCTCTGGTGCCAGGGGTCTCTGCAGGCTGAGGTCTATCATATGTATACAGAGAGCGGCCGTCATCCCTGGGAAGCGAGGCCCCAGCAGGACTCCAGACACAAGGCCAGCTTCTCCGTGATCACGTCCATGAGCTCCCATGACACAGGGCAGTACTGTTGTGTGTATTGGACCTTGCTCGGCCACTCCCAGCCCAGTGAACCCCTGACCCTGGTGGTGACGG GGATGTTCCCAGCGCCCTCCCTGTCAGCCCAGCCAAGCCCCGTGGTGGCGTCAGGAGAGAACGTGTCCCTCTCCTGTGGCTCAGATGAGGCGGGCACTGCCCATCTGCTGAAGGAGGGTGGAGCTGGCCCCCTGCACAGCCTGGAAGCCAGATACTCCcatggggctgggctgtggcaggccACCTTCCTCCTGGGCCCCGTGGACAGCACCCAAAGGGGCATCTACAGGTGCTACCGTGCTGACACCAACAAGACCCATGTGTGGTCACTGCCCAGTGACCCCCTGCAGCTGGAGGTGTCAG ccccagcgccccAGGACCACACCCTGGAGAACCTCATCCGCATGGGCGTGGCGGGCTTGGTCCTGTTGGGCCTCGGGCTTCTGCTGGCAGAGGCTTGGTACAGCCACAAGAGGACCCAGGCTGCAGGCCGGTGGTGA